One Desulfobacterales bacterium genomic region harbors:
- a CDS encoding glycosyltransferase family 2 protein, with translation MNKNRGVTIFIPVYNEESVIVENTNQLINFIDDYSIDYEIMIVSNGSTDKTIELGEILSSSNNRIKFVHIDKKGVGLAFKKGIELAEFDKIITVDIDLSINIEFIINAYLLLDDFDIVIGSKITGNQKRSWMRKFASNLFINCAKMLLKISFHDYSIGAKGYNKELALKYIDNIDDETFYVVKLIYFAYQEGKKIKEIPVECIDLRESRFNLLYEGFYKFSNLFFLWGIKNFLGKKY, from the coding sequence ATGAATAAAAATAGGGGGGTTACAATATTTATACCTGTATATAATGAAGAATCTGTCATTGTTGAAAATACGAATCAACTTATAAATTTTATTGATGATTATAGCATTGACTATGAAATAATGATAGTCAGCAATGGATCTACGGATAAAACCATCGAACTTGGGGAAATTCTATCTTCTTCTAATAATAGGATTAAATTCGTTCATATAGATAAAAAAGGAGTAGGCTTAGCGTTTAAAAAAGGCATAGAATTAGCCGAATTTGATAAAATTATCACCGTAGATATAGACCTTTCGATTAATATTGAATTTATAATAAATGCTTACTTGCTTTTAGATGATTTTGATATTGTAATTGGTTCAAAAATAACTGGTAACCAGAAAAGATCATGGATGCGAAAATTTGCGAGTAACTTGTTTATTAATTGTGCAAAAATGCTTCTGAAAATTAGTTTTCATGATTATTCAATCGGAGCTAAGGGCTATAATAAGGAGTTAGCATTAAAATATATTGACAATATTGATGACGAAACTTTTTACGTTGTGAAGCTTATATATTTTGCTTATCAGGAAGGGAAAAAAATTAAGGAAATACCAGTTGAATGCATCGATTTAAGGGAAAGTCGATTTAATCTTTTATATGAAGGATTCTATAAATTTAGCAATTTATTTTTTCTGTGGGGAATCAAAAATTTTTTAGGTAAAAAATATTAA
- a CDS encoding PilT/PilU family type 4a pilus ATPase — MDEEEYILPIEDKKSSKKEFIGEMLIRYGIINEKQLTESLKYQTQNEGHIGSILLDKGYISLDDLLFFLENHLGKPAFDLNQINIDPKALRMISIDKIKKYKALPIAVTDKNITVAMLDPYDFDTIKELEFTLGKVINPVIVPSFQMDKAIAQLISDEAGNILSDHKGNIFIKSDKGQVSSVQETRDGKRPSLILLLKKAKEEKASDLLLTAGAPPSLKIDNELKRLNLDVLTPGDCESYVRQMMTQEDWDKFANKNDYDFAFSFAELGRFRINAYRQRNSISIAIRPIWDKIPSLDFLNIPDWIHDFALKPKGLICISGSSGHGKSTTMAAMLDIINTNRKCNIITLEDPIEYMHRHKKCNINQREIGKDANSFAEGLRYVLRQAPDVICVGEIRDGETCDIVLRASQTGHLVISTIHANNATSIIERLLNMFPPHQQETAKMMIANSLLLCINQCLIPKKNEKGRILAFEKLVNSNRIKSMIRTQKTHQIRSQITLGADDFQPMEMTLAKLYNSGQISMEEGEIYAEDEQLFKKLLQMPEKPKKESKIEHKSEDKIEIEDIEDDDDDDLDF; from the coding sequence ATGGACGAAGAAGAATATATACTACCAATAGAAGATAAAAAATCATCTAAAAAAGAATTTATTGGGGAAATGCTGATACGATACGGTATAATTAATGAAAAACAGCTTACTGAATCATTAAAGTATCAAACCCAAAACGAAGGACATATCGGATCGATATTATTAGACAAAGGCTATATTTCTCTTGATGATTTATTATTTTTTCTTGAAAATCATTTAGGAAAACCTGCTTTTGATTTAAACCAAATCAATATTGATCCAAAAGCTTTAAGAATGATTTCTATAGATAAAATAAAAAAATATAAGGCTCTCCCCATAGCTGTAACAGATAAAAATATTACAGTTGCAATGCTCGACCCTTATGATTTTGACACAATAAAAGAATTAGAATTTACGTTGGGCAAGGTTATAAACCCTGTAATTGTTCCATCATTCCAAATGGACAAGGCTATTGCCCAATTAATATCAGATGAAGCTGGTAATATTTTATCTGATCACAAAGGAAACATTTTTATAAAATCTGATAAGGGACAAGTATCATCAGTTCAAGAAACGAGAGACGGAAAAAGACCATCTTTAATTTTATTGCTAAAAAAAGCCAAAGAAGAAAAAGCGAGTGATTTACTATTAACAGCCGGAGCGCCTCCATCATTAAAAATAGATAACGAATTAAAACGATTAAATTTAGATGTACTTACACCTGGAGACTGTGAAAGCTACGTTCGGCAAATGATGACTCAAGAAGACTGGGATAAATTTGCAAATAAAAATGACTATGATTTTGCTTTTTCATTTGCGGAACTAGGGCGTTTCCGTATAAACGCATATAGGCAAAGGAATTCAATCTCAATTGCTATACGTCCTATATGGGATAAAATTCCGAGTTTAGATTTTCTTAATATTCCAGATTGGATCCACGATTTTGCCCTAAAGCCAAAGGGTCTGATATGCATATCTGGCTCATCTGGTCATGGAAAATCAACTACCATGGCAGCAATGCTTGATATAATTAATACTAATCGTAAATGTAATATAATTACCCTTGAAGACCCAATTGAATATATGCACCGTCATAAAAAATGCAACATTAATCAAAGGGAAATAGGAAAAGATGCTAATTCATTTGCTGAAGGTTTAAGATATGTTTTGCGCCAAGCCCCTGATGTAATTTGTGTTGGAGAAATAAGGGATGGAGAAACATGCGATATAGTTTTACGTGCATCCCAAACAGGTCATTTAGTTATTAGTACTATCCATGCTAATAATGCTACATCAATAATTGAAAGACTTTTAAATATGTTTCCACCTCACCAGCAAGAAACTGCAAAAATGATGATAGCTAACTCTTTGTTGCTGTGCATAAATCAATGCTTAATACCCAAAAAAAATGAAAAAGGCCGTATTTTAGCCTTTGAAAAATTAGTCAATAGCAACAGAATTAAATCAATGATTAGAACTCAAAAAACTCATCAAATTAGAAGTCAAATAACATTAGGTGCCGATGATTTTCAACCAATGGAAATGACTCTTGCTAAACTTTATAATAGTGGTCAAATATCCATGGAAGAGGGAGAAATATATGCTGAAGATGAGCAATTATTTAAAAAACTTTTACAAATGCCGGAAAAACCAAAGAAGGAAAGTAAAATAGAACATAAATCAGAGGATAAAATAGAGATTGAAGATATTGAAGATGACGATGATGATGATCTTGATTTTTAA
- a CDS encoding GNAT family N-acetyltransferase → MIQYRKLNGNNTELFTNMTFPAYRHLLNGESNFKFLTIESELVKPCIIGAYNDNEPIALALAGINFEKNEAELLSLFVINEYRNKGIGCELLLRVEEEIRFDSVVLLTAVYMTGSPGTEAVEHIIEKCGWEKPYMRMASVRFNCDTFQNVPWLNKYKNIKGYDTFLWKDITNDEKNFIQQSQKENPWIPDDLVPWLYDKDGFEPTTSLGIKYKGDIVGWIINHKHDNETLRVTCGFIRVDLGKMGLILPASSVSFNLMRKEGFTKGMFTTPIKHPRMISFIKNWIAPWTSFIGETRGASKHLSFY, encoded by the coding sequence ATGATACAATATCGCAAATTAAATGGCAATAATACTGAACTTTTTACTAATATGACTTTTCCTGCTTACAGGCATCTTCTAAATGGAGAATCTAATTTTAAATTTTTAACAATAGAAAGTGAATTAGTTAAACCTTGTATTATTGGTGCATATAATGATAATGAGCCCATTGCTTTAGCTTTGGCTGGAATTAATTTTGAAAAAAATGAAGCGGAATTACTTTCTTTATTTGTCATAAATGAATATAGGAATAAAGGAATTGGATGTGAATTATTATTGAGAGTTGAAGAAGAGATACGGTTTGATAGTGTAGTTCTCCTAACAGCTGTATATATGACCGGAAGCCCAGGAACTGAAGCTGTAGAGCATATAATCGAAAAATGTGGATGGGAAAAACCATATATGAGGATGGCATCAGTGAGGTTTAATTGTGATACATTTCAAAATGTTCCATGGCTTAACAAATATAAAAACATAAAAGGTTATGATACGTTCTTATGGAAAGATATAACAAACGATGAAAAAAACTTTATACAACAATCTCAAAAAGAAAATCCGTGGATTCCAGACGATCTTGTTCCTTGGCTATATGATAAAGATGGATTTGAACCTACTACAAGTCTTGGAATAAAATACAAAGGAGATATTGTTGGCTGGATCATAAATCACAAACACGACAATGAAACATTAAGAGTTACATGCGGTTTTATAAGAGTTGATTTAGGGAAAATGGGACTAATCCTTCCAGCATCTTCCGTCTCATTTAATCTCATGCGCAAAGAAGGCTTTACCAAAGGTATGTTTACAACTCCAATAAAACATCCAAGAATGATTTCTTTTATAAAAAATTGGATAGCTCCATGGACTAGTTTTATTGGGGAAACACGAGGAGCATCTAAGCACCTTTCTTTTTATTAG
- a CDS encoding HAMP domain-containing histidine kinase: protein MESSYSVWIEYDNLEKCWHPNYFAPEYIDIDRIVDSQSDNFCKLRDLIEVVIRTYSLNHPKETAHCVIRLQGGFLEYYENNDFALKEPVFFLPTEAIILNRLVTPQLQVCYWDETMFPGKGITSDDLIVLKSQGTESIAWIVSQLRNKMSLLQLQRTILKGILVPLISIDSLLDIKIQKLSKKERERLNLIVRENLRSQLAMERAKSLVIDAQKEVKPFLLTGATFEERLTQFEDYLLEQRLINPEDGFFVEASTIDHSSDMFVVRPIKGSIGIPRENKVIYFTTLNEPPIESEWKKWYWSTSVKERFRIFNSLTASDSLPSYLLSKMMERISEDEDTQLLNETILPSFSMFRDAYIFFKDNDEPDIEDISRYLSFSWLKFHSDLNKKHSLKKLVSYFNLDINSDWGSLSENHKFMALIIKWFRSAFKPAIALKVIRDDKIAGIYILFGPDQFDRPVEIRALLEGYAIKLNELINQPSEFVNDAARRESLRRLSDIMHRLNGPTGRAISVIEDIQKYLSLNPNIGNNLVPDEKTAYRRVNMGRKSIEEYTLKARVNDIARAIEEIRTVAYKIKRLNLIQNRLNLNGIDLRKIIAHKAHQCGIQIHELKVDISLPDEPLMLNADEEALSDAIDEVFNNACREIQEQKTKTPEIKVQAFKDKNNVVFAISDNALPTNDSLILQPFEEGSSSYARSGRGSGFGLVFVRETIRRHGGTCRLIENVDNDGNRIEGVSFKASLPLYKI, encoded by the coding sequence ATGGAATCAAGTTACTCAGTTTGGATTGAATATGATAATTTAGAAAAATGTTGGCACCCTAATTATTTTGCGCCAGAATATATTGATATCGACAGAATAGTTGATTCCCAGTCAGATAACTTTTGCAAGCTTAGGGATTTAATTGAAGTCGTAATACGAACTTACTCATTGAATCATCCTAAAGAAACCGCTCATTGTGTTATTCGACTTCAGGGTGGATTCCTTGAATATTATGAAAATAATGATTTTGCTTTAAAGGAGCCTGTATTTTTTTTGCCTACTGAGGCAATAATTTTAAACAGACTTGTAACACCCCAACTGCAGGTATGCTATTGGGATGAAACAATGTTTCCAGGAAAAGGCATTACGTCTGACGATTTAATAGTATTGAAAAGTCAAGGAACCGAATCTATTGCATGGATTGTATCACAGTTAAGAAACAAAATGTCCTTACTCCAACTTCAAAGAACAATACTTAAGGGCATTTTAGTTCCTCTTATAAGCATCGACAGTCTTTTAGATATAAAAATTCAAAAACTTTCAAAAAAAGAAAGGGAACGTCTTAATCTTATTGTCAGGGAAAACCTCAGAAGCCAACTGGCAATGGAAAGGGCAAAATCATTAGTGATTGATGCTCAAAAAGAAGTAAAACCTTTTCTTCTTACAGGCGCTACATTTGAAGAACGTCTAACTCAATTTGAAGATTACCTTCTTGAGCAAAGATTAATAAATCCAGAGGATGGTTTTTTTGTTGAAGCTTCAACAATAGACCATTCTTCGGATATGTTTGTTGTAAGACCTATAAAAGGTTCCATAGGAATTCCGAGAGAAAATAAAGTCATTTATTTTACGACATTAAACGAACCTCCAATTGAATCCGAATGGAAAAAATGGTATTGGAGTACCTCTGTAAAAGAACGATTTCGTATATTTAATTCTCTAACGGCATCTGATTCACTACCATCTTATCTTTTATCCAAAATGATGGAACGAATATCTGAAGATGAAGACACTCAATTATTAAATGAAACTATTCTTCCAAGTTTTTCAATGTTCCGTGACGCTTATATTTTTTTTAAAGACAATGACGAACCTGATATAGAAGATATCAGTCGTTATCTTTCCTTTTCATGGTTAAAATTCCATTCGGATTTAAATAAAAAGCACTCCCTTAAAAAACTTGTATCTTATTTTAACTTAGATATTAATTCCGATTGGGGTTCTTTAAGCGAAAACCATAAATTTATGGCTTTAATTATTAAATGGTTTAGATCCGCGTTTAAACCAGCAATCGCTTTAAAAGTAATACGCGACGACAAAATTGCAGGAATCTATATTTTATTTGGCCCTGATCAATTTGATAGGCCAGTTGAAATAAGAGCTCTGCTTGAAGGCTATGCAATAAAATTAAACGAATTAATAAATCAGCCTTCTGAATTTGTTAATGATGCCGCCAGACGGGAATCTCTACGAAGGCTTTCAGACATTATGCATCGACTTAATGGTCCTACTGGAAGAGCTATCTCTGTTATTGAAGATATTCAAAAATATTTATCACTTAATCCTAATATAGGTAACAACCTCGTCCCTGACGAAAAAACTGCTTATAGACGGGTAAATATGGGACGAAAATCAATAGAGGAGTATACTTTAAAAGCAAGGGTTAATGATATAGCAAGAGCAATAGAAGAAATTCGAACTGTAGCTTATAAAATAAAACGCTTAAACCTTATACAAAATAGATTGAATCTTAATGGAATTGATTTAAGAAAAATAATTGCCCATAAAGCTCACCAATGCGGTATTCAAATACATGAACTTAAAGTCGATATTAGCCTGCCGGACGAACCTTTGATGTTAAATGCGGACGAAGAAGCTTTATCTGATGCTATTGATGAAGTATTCAATAATGCTTGCAGAGAAATACAGGAACAAAAAACAAAAACCCCAGAAATTAAAGTTCAAGCCTTTAAAGATAAAAATAATGTAGTATTCGCAATATCAGATAATGCCTTACCTACTAATGATAGTCTTATACTACAACCTTTTGAAGAAGGTTCAAGTTCCTATGCACGATCAGGACGGGGTTCAGGATTTGGCCTTGTTTTTGTGAGAGAAACAATCAGAAGGCATGGAGGAACGTGTCGGCTCATTGAAAATGTAGATAATGATGGAAACCGTATAGAAGGCGTTAGCTTTAAAGCTTCTCTTCCTTTATACAAAATTTAG
- a CDS encoding isoamylase early set domain-containing protein produces the protein MKKEYPSKKICKASFILPKATAENAKNVSIVGDFNGWNIYSNPMEKSDTGDYTITLELEAGKEYSFKYLIDEKRWENDLNADKYIKSPAGGSINSVVVV, from the coding sequence ATAAAAAAAGAATATCCTTCCAAAAAAATATGTAAAGCAAGTTTTATATTACCTAAAGCTACAGCAGAAAATGCAAAAAATGTTTCTATAGTTGGAGATTTTAACGGTTGGAATATTTATTCTAACCCGATGGAAAAATCTGATACCGGAGATTATACAATTACCCTTGAACTTGAGGCCGGAAAAGAATATAGCTTTAAATATCTTATAGATGAAAAGAGATGGGAAAATGATTTAAATGCAGATAAATATATAAAAAGCCCTGCGGGCGGAAGTATAAATTCAGTAGTAGTTGTATAA
- the sppA gene encoding signal peptide peptidase SppA, translated as MQNRQIKFLTRISLFILIFFFQGCMFANMSLFHDYTDPLDEYVLEGKDSGKILLISIDGIIKDDTEEDLLASKPNMIEEIVAQLKKAEKDKQVKGIVVKINSPGGTVTASDIIYKELMDYKTRTNSSIVISMMDIAASGGYYIALAGDYIMAHPTTITGSVGVIMMQPEISGLMTKLGLSVKACKSGENKDMGSPFRENTKEEQAMFQNITDGLAKQFINIVAERRKLDKNKIKEISTARIYIAEDALKIGIIDEIGYLKDAIAKAKKLAGLNQESKLVVYRRTEYPNDNIYNISNSYKNKKIPLADFGFLGYLRNLKSGFYYIWLGNDQ; from the coding sequence ATGCAAAACAGACAAATAAAATTTTTAACGAGAATTTCATTATTCATTTTAATATTTTTTTTTCAAGGATGCATGTTTGCGAATATGAGCTTATTCCATGATTATACGGATCCACTTGATGAATATGTTCTTGAAGGCAAAGATAGCGGTAAAATACTTTTAATTTCAATTGACGGCATCATTAAGGATGATACAGAAGAGGATCTATTAGCATCAAAACCTAATATGATTGAAGAAATTGTCGCTCAACTTAAAAAAGCAGAAAAGGATAAGCAAGTTAAAGGAATAGTTGTAAAAATCAACTCTCCTGGCGGTACGGTTACAGCAAGCGATATAATTTATAAAGAACTTATGGATTATAAAACACGAACAAATTCTTCTATAGTAATTTCAATGATGGATATAGCCGCTTCAGGAGGGTATTATATTGCTCTTGCTGGAGATTATATAATGGCTCATCCAACAACTATTACAGGTTCTGTTGGAGTAATTATGATGCAACCCGAAATAAGTGGACTTATGACAAAATTAGGTTTAAGCGTTAAAGCCTGTAAGTCAGGTGAAAATAAAGACATGGGTTCTCCTTTTAGGGAAAATACAAAAGAAGAACAGGCGATGTTTCAAAATATTACTGACGGATTAGCTAAGCAATTTATTAATATTGTAGCAGAAAGAAGGAAATTAGATAAAAATAAAATAAAAGAAATATCAACAGCAAGAATATATATTGCCGAAGACGCTTTAAAAATTGGCATAATTGATGAAATAGGTTATTTAAAAGATGCTATCGCTAAAGCTAAAAAACTTGCAGGATTAAACCAAGAAAGTAAATTAGTCGTATATAGAAGGACAGAATACCCTAATGATAATATATATAATATTTCAAATAGTTATAAAAATAAAAAAATACCATTAGCGGATTTTGGATTTTTAGGATATTTACGAAATCTAAAAAGCGGTTTTTATTATATTTGGCTCGGAAATGATCAATAA
- a CDS encoding biotin--[acetyl-CoA-carboxylase] ligase, whose amino-acid sequence MDLAWVLLEKNILKEWDSIIADKQTRGKGQHNREWISAKGNLYGSIILPNIEELSARWQSFIPLTCGYVITQTLKLFGIDSKLKWPNDIIIGNRKIGGILIEKKNKTIVGVGLNFTTYPSDEKLRDEFSLKATSIVKEGFNLYIEEFWIKFILLLKNFFYNIIYTNNEEEENEFIKLINSKFLFINQKVKVFINKDDVKKGFFKGISNDGGIIISGDSEEIIYSGRLVPDINNLTFK is encoded by the coding sequence ATGGATTTAGCATGGGTCCTTTTAGAAAAAAATATTTTAAAAGAATGGGATTCAATTATCGCAGATAAACAAACCCGAGGTAAAGGGCAACATAATCGAGAATGGATATCTGCTAAAGGTAATTTATATGGCTCAATTATCCTTCCAAACATAGAAGAACTATCTGCCAGATGGCAAAGTTTTATCCCCCTTACATGTGGTTATGTTATTACACAAACTCTTAAATTATTTGGTATAGATTCAAAACTAAAATGGCCAAATGACATAATAATCGGAAATCGTAAAATTGGGGGAATACTCATAGAAAAAAAAAATAAAACGATTGTTGGCGTAGGTTTAAACTTTACGACTTACCCCTCTGATGAAAAATTAAGGGATGAATTTTCCTTAAAAGCGACTTCTATCGTAAAGGAAGGCTTTAATTTATACATCGAGGAATTTTGGATAAAATTTATACTGCTACTTAAAAATTTTTTTTACAACATTATATATACTAATAATGAAGAAGAAGAAAATGAATTTATAAAACTAATCAATTCAAAATTCCTATTTATTAATCAAAAAGTTAAGGTTTTTATTAATAAAGATGATGTTAAAAAAGGTTTTTTTAAAGGAATCTCTAATGATGGCGGTATAATAATTTCTGGAGATTCCGAAGAGATAATATATTCGGGCAGACTTGTCCCAGATATAAATAACTTAACATTTAAATAA
- a CDS encoding response regulator gives MKRQKILIVDDIKINIIILREILCTEYDISVGINSEDAIKFAKENKPDLILLDIMMPSVDGFEVCKILRQHKETKDIPIIFVTARSDDDTINKAFEVGGTDYVRKPINPVELISRIKSALNQQELTNKLLYEEKFKAVIEMAGAICHELNQPMQSIIGYTDLMLMSIDDDHEFYDPVSEIKSQTSLIGEITGKLMAITKYETIEHHYGKKIIDIHKSSSS, from the coding sequence ATGAAAAGACAGAAAATATTAATAGTAGATGACATAAAAATTAATATTATTATTCTACGGGAAATACTATGCACAGAATATGATATATCTGTCGGTATAAATTCAGAAGATGCAATAAAATTTGCTAAAGAAAATAAACCGGACTTAATTCTTCTCGATATTATGATGCCTTCAGTTGATGGTTTTGAAGTATGCAAAATTCTTCGACAACATAAAGAGACAAAAGATATTCCAATTATATTTGTTACTGCGAGATCAGATGATGATACAATTAATAAAGCATTTGAAGTAGGTGGAACTGACTATGTAAGAAAACCAATAAATCCTGTTGAATTGATTTCAAGAATAAAATCAGCGCTAAATCAACAGGAACTTACAAATAAGCTTTTATATGAAGAAAAATTCAAAGCTGTTATTGAAATGGCTGGAGCTATATGCCACGAACTTAATCAACCTATGCAATCAATTATCGGTTATACTGACCTTATGCTTATGTCGATTGATGATGATCACGAATTTTATGATCCTGTGTCCGAAATAAAGTCACAAACATCTTTAATAGGCGAAATTACAGGAAAGCTAATGGCTATAACAAAATATGAAACAATTGAGCATCATTATGGTAAAAAAATAATTGATATACACAAATCTTCAAGCTCATGA
- a CDS encoding sodium:proton antiporter has product MEAFEIIAILISLTAIFAYINYHFLKTQMSIGLMILSLFFSLLSILINKLGFPIDVYANNLVNSINFSKVLLDGMLGALLFAGALYINIDELYEEKLVIGILSSIGVITSTFIFGGIIYILTSMMQLNLRLIDCMLFGALISPTDPIAVLGILKSAGAPKNLKVQISGESLFNDGFGVVVFLILLEVSMGGTNSLSIGHILFLFITEVIGGILIGMIIGYLAYRLLKTVNNYQVEIMITLAVAVGGYQLSSSLHCSGPISVVVSGLLIGNHGRMFAMSEITREHLDMFWELIDEILNGLLFVLIGLEVLVLSLKGDYLLAGIVAIPVGLFARFISIGIPVTLLSNFNFKNFSPNVIKIMTWGGLRGGISVALALSLPNNPQRNIIITMTYVIVVFSIIIQGLTIKKIITTSTNKK; this is encoded by the coding sequence ATGGAAGCTTTTGAAATAATAGCTATACTCATAAGTCTTACTGCAATTTTTGCGTATATAAATTATCATTTCCTAAAAACGCAAATGTCAATAGGCTTAATGATTCTATCTTTATTTTTCTCATTATTGTCTATCCTAATTAATAAATTAGGATTTCCGATTGATGTTTATGCGAATAATCTTGTTAATAGTATCAATTTCAGCAAAGTCTTACTTGATGGAATGCTTGGAGCACTTTTATTTGCTGGAGCTCTTTATATAAATATTGATGAACTTTATGAAGAAAAGCTCGTAATTGGGATACTCTCATCTATAGGTGTTATTACATCAACATTTATATTTGGAGGTATAATTTATATATTGACCTCAATGATGCAACTAAATTTAAGGCTTATAGATTGTATGCTTTTTGGAGCTTTAATATCGCCAACTGATCCAATCGCTGTACTTGGGATATTAAAAAGCGCTGGAGCTCCAAAAAATCTTAAAGTTCAAATATCAGGTGAATCTTTATTTAATGATGGTTTTGGCGTAGTAGTATTTTTGATATTGCTTGAAGTAAGTATGGGTGGAACAAATTCTTTAAGTATAGGTCATATACTTTTTCTTTTTATAACAGAAGTAATTGGTGGTATTCTGATAGGGATGATAATAGGATATTTAGCTTATCGACTTTTGAAGACTGTAAATAACTATCAAGTAGAAATTATGATTACCCTTGCTGTTGCTGTTGGAGGATATCAATTGTCGTCATCTCTCCATTGCTCTGGGCCTATATCTGTAGTTGTATCTGGTTTACTAATTGGAAATCATGGAAGAATGTTTGCTATGTCCGAAATTACAAGGGAACATCTTGATATGTTTTGGGAACTCATTGACGAAATACTTAATGGTTTACTATTTGTTTTAATTGGATTAGAAGTTCTTGTTTTGTCCCTTAAGGGAGATTATCTACTGGCTGGAATAGTAGCTATTCCAGTGGGGTTATTTGCTCGTTTTATAAGCATAGGAATCCCTGTCACCTTGTTATCTAATTTTAATTTTAAAAATTTTTCTCCAAACGTTATTAAAATAATGACTTGGGGAGGGCTTAGAGGAGGTATTTCAGTTGCACTTGCCCTGTCATTGCCAAATAATCCTCAAAGAAATATTATCATAACAATGACCTATGTTATTGTTGTATTTTCAATAATTATTCAGGGCCTTACTATAAAAAAAATTATAACTACTTCAACAAATAAAAAATGA